One part of the Candidatus Latescibacter sp. genome encodes these proteins:
- a CDS encoding DUF5615 family PIN-like protein, producing the protein MRFLVDECVGSNPANWLREQGHDVVSVYEDARGITDNQVFQKALKENRILITLDKDFGEKIHREQHPHKGVILLRLNDERSINKIDVLRRLLLQYGDGLNDNFIVVTETTVRFVRERKSEG; encoded by the coding sequence ATGCGGTTCCTCGTCGATGAGTGTGTAGGTTCAAATCCGGCTAACTGGCTACGAGAACAAGGGCACGATGTGGTTTCGGTTTACGAAGATGCCCGTGGAATAACCGACAACCAGGTATTCCAGAAAGCGCTCAAAGAGAACCGAATCCTCATTACACTCGACAAGGATTTTGGGGAGAAAATCCACCGCGAACAACACCCTCATAAGGGTGTAATCCTCTTACGTCTCAATGATGAACGCTCGATAAATAAAATTGATGTCCTTCGTAGACTTCTTCTGCAATATGGGGATGGATTGAATGATAATTTTATTGTTGTAACTGAAACAACAGTCAGGTTCGTTCGGGAGAGGAAGAGTGAAGGATGA
- a CDS encoding DUF433 domain-containing protein, protein MQERVLLTRITFDPNIMAGKPVIKGTRLTVEYILNLLARGATPEEIIAEYKGLTLEDIQACLLFAACSLDNSDFMPLPVEKV, encoded by the coding sequence ATGCAAGAAAGAGTTTTGCTTACACGAATCACCTTTGATCCGAACATTATGGCGGGCAAGCCGGTCATCAAGGGTACGCGCCTGACTGTGGAGTATATTCTCAATCTCCTTGCTCGTGGAGCTACACCGGAGGAGATAATTGCAGAATATAAAGGATTGACACTGGAGGATATTCAAGCATGTTTGTTGTTTGCAGCCTGTTCGCTGGATAATTCGGACTTCATGCCGCTTCCGGTTGAGAAGGTATAG
- the glnD gene encoding [protein-PII] uridylyltransferase translates to MTTPSEKEENRTFLESFERDLDAVASDYPLTGGAGILSRDGLSAYRAVLGQIQERLAARHLAGASGIELCALMSSLADRLISHLFCICFPGVEEPQFAVIALGGYGRCELNPFSDIDLLFLMDKESCGEHEAGITAMIQFLWDMNLDIGHSTRSAGECIHQAHEDSHLATSLLESRFLLGKREIWEEFIIQYLAWLKENAGRQLALQKIEERRIRLESFRNTVQIQTPNVKDSPGALRDIHISRWLLTLTGRGKDIEDLGGAGLLHESEVSALREDLDFLLRLRNALHFTAGKKADVLTHLNLPEVAANLGYSGDGALPIEDLMRRYYMRAGRVFRLTNRVVGRIRDRFFNGGEKPLLVLPIGLRTDDTRVALLEESDDFLLKHPHLLVEIFTVAGACSLQLTEDTASVIERILADLPVEYPDHPDVQKAFHDLVNMRSGVSRSFRLMHNHGVLTRLIPEFGSISWHYQYDFYHAYTTDEHSIRVVENLETMTAAKFFSFTVIHALMEDITARGALYLAGLLHDIGKAEGASHSLHGERLAARALKRLNFDDRTIELVRFLIREHLLMSHISQRRDMDEPETISDFTERVPSSGRLRMLTALTFADLSALSEGALTDWKKSLLWSLYNRALQLIEKGYEKTSVTSDASVEKIVHALQGKVSAPAIRKHTKNLPEQYLRVTAPGEILSHISGIELMKQHGSWASFHRRGKLSYLTVICGDYPRALSDICGTITASDINIIAAQIFTRSDGVIIDTFLIVNGTGETRISPETQRMFKGSLDRVIAGEIQVGDLIRSHRLRWKRRKRNAVYYPPRVRVDNTLSSLFTIIDIFASDYTGLLYDVTSVFAAHDIDIHTARIGTDQDQIADAFYIRKKGGGKIEDERELEKLKEAIIDRLRKAEE, encoded by the coding sequence GAGTTGAAGAGCCGCAGTTTGCGGTCATCGCACTCGGAGGGTATGGAAGGTGCGAACTCAATCCGTTTTCGGATATAGACCTCCTGTTCCTCATGGATAAAGAATCGTGCGGAGAGCATGAAGCGGGGATCACCGCCATGATTCAGTTTCTCTGGGACATGAATCTCGATATCGGACATTCCACCCGCAGCGCCGGGGAGTGCATCCACCAGGCTCACGAGGACAGCCATCTCGCCACTTCGCTTCTCGAATCACGGTTTCTTCTGGGGAAACGTGAAATCTGGGAAGAATTCATTATCCAATATCTGGCCTGGCTCAAGGAAAACGCCGGCAGACAACTGGCCTTGCAGAAGATAGAGGAGCGCCGTATCCGCCTGGAATCGTTCAGGAATACAGTGCAGATTCAAACCCCCAATGTAAAGGACTCGCCGGGCGCCCTCCGTGACATTCATATTTCACGGTGGCTTCTGACTCTCACAGGCCGGGGGAAAGATATAGAAGATTTGGGGGGGGCCGGCCTGCTCCATGAAAGTGAAGTCTCCGCGCTCCGTGAAGACCTGGATTTTCTTCTTCGGCTGCGGAACGCCCTCCATTTCACAGCGGGGAAAAAGGCTGATGTGCTCACTCATCTGAACTTGCCGGAGGTAGCTGCAAACCTTGGGTATTCCGGTGATGGCGCTTTGCCGATCGAAGACCTGATGCGCCGCTACTACATGCGGGCGGGCAGGGTGTTCCGCCTGACCAACCGGGTCGTCGGCAGGATCCGCGACCGGTTTTTCAACGGAGGAGAAAAGCCCTTGCTTGTCCTCCCTATCGGGCTTCGCACCGATGACACCCGGGTCGCACTGCTTGAGGAGAGCGATGATTTTCTCCTGAAGCATCCGCACCTTCTGGTGGAGATATTCACAGTGGCAGGGGCCTGTTCTCTTCAGCTCACCGAGGATACCGCTTCGGTCATCGAGAGGATTCTGGCGGACTTGCCTGTGGAATACCCCGACCACCCGGATGTACAAAAGGCTTTCCACGACCTGGTCAACATGCGGAGCGGAGTCTCACGCTCATTCCGTTTGATGCACAATCACGGTGTCCTGACCCGGCTGATTCCCGAATTCGGCAGTATAAGCTGGCACTACCAGTACGATTTCTATCATGCCTATACCACCGATGAACATTCTATCCGGGTGGTCGAAAACCTGGAAACCATGACTGCCGCAAAATTCTTTTCGTTCACGGTGATCCATGCACTCATGGAGGATATAACCGCAAGGGGTGCGCTCTATCTGGCCGGGCTCCTGCACGATATCGGAAAAGCGGAAGGCGCATCCCATTCCCTCCACGGCGAGCGGCTGGCGGCGAGGGCTCTGAAACGGCTCAATTTTGATGACCGTACCATCGAGCTTGTGCGTTTTCTCATCCGGGAACATCTCCTCATGTCCCATATTTCTCAGCGCCGCGACATGGACGAACCGGAAACAATAAGCGATTTTACCGAGCGTGTCCCAAGCTCCGGCCGTCTCCGTATGCTCACCGCGCTCACATTCGCCGACCTTTCAGCGCTGTCCGAGGGAGCGCTCACCGACTGGAAAAAATCCCTTCTCTGGAGCCTGTATAACCGGGCGCTCCAGCTTATCGAAAAAGGATATGAGAAAACCTCAGTCACCAGTGACGCCAGTGTTGAGAAAATAGTGCACGCCCTCCAAGGAAAGGTCTCCGCCCCGGCAATCCGCAAACACACCAAAAACCTTCCCGAACAGTATCTCCGGGTAACCGCGCCCGGTGAAATTCTGTCCCACATCAGCGGAATCGAACTGATGAAACAACACGGTTCCTGGGCTTCTTTCCACCGCCGGGGGAAGCTAAGCTATCTAACAGTCATCTGCGGCGATTATCCCCGCGCCCTTTCCGATATTTGCGGAACAATCACCGCCTCCGATATCAACATCATCGCGGCCCAGATATTCACCAGAAGCGACGGAGTCATCATCGACACTTTCCTCATTGTGAACGGAACCGGAGAAACGCGCATCTCCCCGGAAACCCAGCGGATGTTTAAAGGCAGTCTGGACCGGGTGATCGCGGGCGAGATTCAGGTCGGCGACCTGATTCGCAGCCACCGTCTCCGCTGGAAGCGCCGCAAGCGGAATGCCGTATACTATCCGCCCCGGGTGCGGGTGGACAATACCCTTTCCTCACTGTTCACTATCATCGACATATTCGCCTCCGATTACACCGGCCTCCTCTACGATGTCACGAGCGTGTTCGCCGCACACGATATCGATATCCATACCGCCCGTATCGGCACCGACCAGGATCAGATCGCTGATGCTTTCTATATCCGTAAAAAGGGCGGCGGAAAAATCGAAGACGAGAGGGAGCTTGAAAAGCTCAAAGAGGCGATTATTGACAGACTGAGGAAAGCGGAGGAATGA